The following proteins are encoded in a genomic region of Canis lupus familiaris isolate Mischka breed German Shepherd chromosome 6, alternate assembly UU_Cfam_GSD_1.0, whole genome shotgun sequence:
- the ZNF853 gene encoding zinc finger protein 853 isoform X6 yields the protein MLNQLAPQDLGLNARMELGAVAKTFVLELRCLEDGGPGPDTLSGGSGGSESQEEEEAQEKNSSPPPPTSSAPMGARELTDKAQPRQQELQLQQSEQQPEQQPQSQPSEQQLELQQQQQDGEDQLPQQKKDLQGTPQPVPPGQQKPQLQLIQQQEQAQEQHVYEQQLWQQQKEQLQQQDQLQQQQEEEQLQQQQLLQQQQLQQQQQQEEEEQLQQQQQQQQHLQQQQEEEQLQQQHHQQQKEGTVTAAAAAGGETVTAAAAARGKTVTATAAHATGPVTAAAAGRITAATVTAAALAASAGTVTAAPAATVTDAADAATTRTVRATAASTVTDGAAAAAGTATAAAAAATVTTAAVAAAAVTAASAAVASTAAAAARTVATTAAAAARTAATTAAAAALSTGARGGGRSGAGAHASGPGVGAGTGAAAAGVGAAAGARETAGTAAAAAQTAGAAAAAGAAAGAAAAAGAAAAGGAAGGAVGADPSGAGSSAAGGAAGADPRAAGAAAGAGAHHGGRRDSGPGGSSRGRGGPPGLRGAAGAHGAACRGRARGGGHSRPRGQRGSDSGQAAAAAAGAGSADHLRGVWQGLQPQHGPGAPPGHAHGRAAAPLRRVRQGLLAALQPGDAPAHPHR from the coding sequence GTGGCAGCGGTGGGAGTGAGAgtcaggaggaagaagaagcTCAAGAGAAGAATAGCAGCCCACCACCGCCAACAAGCTCAGCTCCAATGGGGGCCAGGGAACTCACCGACAAAGCACAGCCCAGACAACAGGAGTTGCAACTACAACAGTCAGAACAGCAACCAGAGCAGCAGCCACAAAGCCAGCCATCAGAACAGCAGTTGGagttgcagcagcagcagcaagatgGGGAAGACCAGCTGCCTCAACAAAAGAAAGACCTGCAGGGAACACCCCAACCTGTGCCACCTGGACAGCAGAAACCCCAACTGCAGCTGATACAACAGCAGGAACAAGCACAGGAGCAGCACGTGTATGAGCAACAACTGTGGCAGCAACAAAAGGAACAGTTACAGCAGCAGGACCAGttacagcagcagcaggaggaggaacagttacagcagcagcagctcctgcaGCAGCAACAattacagcagcagcagcagcaggaggaggaggaacagttacagcagcagcagcagcagcagcagcacctgcagCAACAGCAGGAGGAAGAACAGTTACAGCAGCAACACCACcagcagcagaaggaaggaacagttacagctgcagcagcagcaggaggagaaacagttacagctgcagcagcagcaagaggaaaaacagTTACAGCAACAGCAGCACATGCAACAGGACCAgttacagcagcagcagcaggaagaatTACAGCAGCAACAGTTACAGCAGCAGCACTTGCAGCATCAGCAGGAACTGttacagcagcaccagcagcaacaGTTACAGATGCAGCAGATGCAGCAACAACAAGAACTGTTAGAGCAACAGCAGCATCAACAGTTACAGAtggagcagctgcagcagcaggaACGGCtacagcagcagctgcagcagcaacAGTTACAACAGCAGCTGTTGCAGCAGCAGCAGTTACAGCAGCATCAGCAGCTGTTGCATCaacagcagctgcagcagccagAACAGTTGCAACaacagcagctgcagcagccagAACAGCTGCaaccacagcagcagcagcagccctgtCCACtggagccagaggaggaggaagaagtggAGCTGGAGCTCATGCCAGTGGACCTGGGGTCGGAGCAGGAACTGGAGCAGCAGCGGCAGGAGTTGGAGCGGCAGCAGGAGCTAGAGAGACAGCAGGAACAGCGGCAGCTGCAGCTCAAACTGCAGGAGCAGCTGCAGCAGCTGGAGCAGCagctggagcagcagcagcagctggagcagcagcagctggaggagcagcaggaggtgCAGTTGGAGCTGACCCCAGTGGAGCTGGGAGCTCAGCAGCAGGAGGTGCAGCTGGAGCTGACCCCCGTGCAGCCGGAGCTGCAGCTGGAGCTGGTGCCCACCACGGGGGGCGGCGGGACTCCGGCCCCGGGGGCTCCAGCCGCGGTCGTGGTGGCCCCCCCGGGCTACGTGGTGCTGCAGGAGCTCATGGTGCTGCCTGCCGTGGCCGCGCCCGCGGTGGTGGCCATTCCCGGCCCCGCGGGCAGCGCGGCTCTGACTCCGGCcaggcagcggcggcggcggcgggcgcgggatCGGCCGACCATCTGCGGGGAGTGTGGCAAGGGCTTCAGCCGCAGCACGGACCTGGTGCGCCACCAGGCCACGCACACGGGCGAGCGGCCGCACCGCTGCGGCGAGTGCGGCAAGGGCTTCTCGCAGCACTCCAACCTGGTGACGCACCAGCGCATCCACACCGGTGA
- the ZNF853 gene encoding zinc finger protein 853 isoform X7 produces MELGAVAKTFVLELRCLEDGGPGPDTLSGGSGGSESQEEEEAQEKNSSPPPPTSSAPMGARELTDKAQPRQQELQLQQSEQQPEQQPQSQPSEQQLELQQQQQDGEDQLPQQKKDLQGTPQPVPPGQQKPQLQLIQQQEQAQEQHVYEQQLWQQQKEQLQQQDQLQQQQEEEQLQQQQLLQQQQLQQQQQQEEEEQLQQQQQQQQHLQQQQEEEQLQQQHHQQQKEGTVTAAAAAGGETVTAAAAARGKTVTATAAHATGPVTAAAAGRITAATVTAAALAASAGTVTAAPAATVTDAADAATTRTVRATAASTVTDGAAAAAGTATAAAAAATVTTAAVAAAAVTAASAAVASTAAAAARTVATTAAAAARTAATTAAAAALSTGARGGGRSGAGAHASGPGVGAGTGAAAAGVGAAAGARETAGTAAAAAQTAGAAAAAGAAAGAAAAAGAAAAGGAAGGAVGADPSGAGSSAAGGAAGADPRAAGAAAGAGAHHGGRRDSGPGGSSRGRGGPPGLRGAAGAHGAACRGRARGGGHSRPRGQRGSDSGQAAAAAAGAGSADHLRGVWQGLQPQHGPGAPPGHAHGRAAAPLRRVRQGLLAALQPGDAPAHPHR; encoded by the coding sequence GTGGCAGCGGTGGGAGTGAGAgtcaggaggaagaagaagcTCAAGAGAAGAATAGCAGCCCACCACCGCCAACAAGCTCAGCTCCAATGGGGGCCAGGGAACTCACCGACAAAGCACAGCCCAGACAACAGGAGTTGCAACTACAACAGTCAGAACAGCAACCAGAGCAGCAGCCACAAAGCCAGCCATCAGAACAGCAGTTGGagttgcagcagcagcagcaagatgGGGAAGACCAGCTGCCTCAACAAAAGAAAGACCTGCAGGGAACACCCCAACCTGTGCCACCTGGACAGCAGAAACCCCAACTGCAGCTGATACAACAGCAGGAACAAGCACAGGAGCAGCACGTGTATGAGCAACAACTGTGGCAGCAACAAAAGGAACAGTTACAGCAGCAGGACCAGttacagcagcagcaggaggaggaacagttacagcagcagcagctcctgcaGCAGCAACAattacagcagcagcagcagcaggaggaggaggaacagttacagcagcagcagcagcagcagcagcacctgcagCAACAGCAGGAGGAAGAACAGTTACAGCAGCAACACCACcagcagcagaaggaaggaacagttacagctgcagcagcagcaggaggagaaacagttacagctgcagcagcagcaagaggaaaaacagTTACAGCAACAGCAGCACATGCAACAGGACCAgttacagcagcagcagcaggaagaatTACAGCAGCAACAGTTACAGCAGCAGCACTTGCAGCATCAGCAGGAACTGttacagcagcaccagcagcaacaGTTACAGATGCAGCAGATGCAGCAACAACAAGAACTGTTAGAGCAACAGCAGCATCAACAGTTACAGAtggagcagctgcagcagcaggaACGGCtacagcagcagctgcagcagcaacAGTTACAACAGCAGCTGTTGCAGCAGCAGCAGTTACAGCAGCATCAGCAGCTGTTGCATCaacagcagctgcagcagccagAACAGTTGCAACaacagcagctgcagcagccagAACAGCTGCaaccacagcagcagcagcagccctgtCCACtggagccagaggaggaggaagaagtggAGCTGGAGCTCATGCCAGTGGACCTGGGGTCGGAGCAGGAACTGGAGCAGCAGCGGCAGGAGTTGGAGCGGCAGCAGGAGCTAGAGAGACAGCAGGAACAGCGGCAGCTGCAGCTCAAACTGCAGGAGCAGCTGCAGCAGCTGGAGCAGCagctggagcagcagcagcagctggagcagcagcagctggaggagcagcaggaggtgCAGTTGGAGCTGACCCCAGTGGAGCTGGGAGCTCAGCAGCAGGAGGTGCAGCTGGAGCTGACCCCCGTGCAGCCGGAGCTGCAGCTGGAGCTGGTGCCCACCACGGGGGGCGGCGGGACTCCGGCCCCGGGGGCTCCAGCCGCGGTCGTGGTGGCCCCCCCGGGCTACGTGGTGCTGCAGGAGCTCATGGTGCTGCCTGCCGTGGCCGCGCCCGCGGTGGTGGCCATTCCCGGCCCCGCGGGCAGCGCGGCTCTGACTCCGGCcaggcagcggcggcggcggcgggcgcgggatCGGCCGACCATCTGCGGGGAGTGTGGCAAGGGCTTCAGCCGCAGCACGGACCTGGTGCGCCACCAGGCCACGCACACGGGCGAGCGGCCGCACCGCTGCGGCGAGTGCGGCAAGGGCTTCTCGCAGCACTCCAACCTGGTGACGCACCAGCGCATCCACACCGGTGA